In Bacteriovorax stolpii, a single genomic region encodes these proteins:
- a CDS encoding MgtC/SapB family protein, which yields MGHVEQTVYIEYLGNVDVYLGMGIKIVTGLILGSLVGYDREQKMKNAGIKTNVLICLGATLYTAISMLGHVQGGGIEYDSARIPAQIVSGIGFLGAGAIMKDKGNIIGLTTAATIWVVASIGMTIGYGFPVIATIFTITILSVLKLLGPIYQGFESTKNHKYYHIEVLSHGDIKNLVKEIVFNTTDRIDELHEQIVDKETNKRHIDFYVYMHPKKMRIMGDELRDIVQVDRVHYHQIESKSTTSES from the coding sequence ATGGGGCATGTCGAACAAACTGTCTATATTGAATATTTAGGAAACGTTGACGTTTATTTAGGAATGGGAATCAAGATTGTCACAGGTCTGATTCTGGGAAGCTTAGTTGGTTATGACCGCGAACAGAAGATGAAGAACGCGGGGATCAAAACGAACGTTTTGATCTGTTTAGGAGCGACGCTTTATACTGCTATTTCAATGCTCGGGCACGTTCAAGGCGGCGGGATTGAGTACGATTCTGCGAGGATTCCAGCTCAGATCGTTTCGGGGATCGGTTTCCTTGGTGCCGGTGCCATCATGAAAGATAAAGGTAATATCATCGGACTAACGACAGCTGCGACTATTTGGGTTGTGGCGTCAATCGGGATGACAATCGGGTATGGATTCCCGGTCATTGCTACTATTTTTACGATTACAATTCTTTCGGTTTTAAAGCTCCTTGGGCCAATCTACCAAGGCTTCGAGTCGACAAAAAACCACAAATACTATCACATTGAAGTTCTTTCACACGGGGATATTAAAAACCTGGTTAAAGAAATCGTTTTCAACACGACTGATAGAATTGACGAGCTTCATGAGCAGATTGTCGATAAGGAAACCAACAAAAGACACATTGATTTCTACGTGTATATGCACCCGAAAAAAATGCGTATCATGGGTGATGAACTTCGCGACATCGTTCAGGTCGACCGCGTTCACTATCACCAGATTGAAAGTAAAAGCACGACAAGCGAGTCTTAA
- a CDS encoding Hsp20 family protein, whose translation MKIPANSEMAQRFKDNEDLLKRMNHGLEKKIASKEQEIKQVDELYDKKLVAAKTEGEREYIQGLERNNQRLVGETKNYEEKMQGYKDQLKKAQDTVEKEQEALKGSHRDKLADLKDQMETNYQDQYLSSEESQREIQSSTQDAVKEIATKSKIEKMAMESNAQYEINALSSEFNQKAATGERNFREKLDNDVRLHNMEVERQKSELKKMMTMDAEKNKRLSDEKNRVHKDQLSFQDKHQQEMLKQRESDFKVRYERMVKEHDEILNHLKTTFAADVKKMVDQTSSEKKQISDKVADPFYRVDKLNPSMVEDLETVTISLPVADHEKENVHLSTQGRNIKITLSRKYSDSTNGEDGSMNRSTRSELFSKEFNAKDLLSPKHITQNYQDGVLTFKIKKA comes from the coding sequence ATGAAAATACCTGCTAATTCGGAAATGGCGCAAAGATTTAAGGACAATGAAGACCTCTTAAAACGCATGAATCACGGTCTGGAAAAAAAGATCGCCAGCAAAGAGCAGGAAATCAAACAGGTCGACGAACTCTACGACAAAAAACTCGTTGCTGCTAAAACAGAAGGCGAACGCGAATACATTCAGGGACTGGAGCGCAACAACCAACGCCTGGTCGGTGAAACAAAAAATTACGAAGAAAAAATGCAGGGCTACAAAGACCAGCTCAAAAAGGCCCAGGACACTGTTGAAAAAGAGCAAGAGGCCCTTAAAGGCTCTCATAGAGACAAGCTTGCTGACTTAAAAGATCAGATGGAAACCAACTACCAGGATCAATACTTAAGCTCAGAAGAGTCTCAACGCGAAATCCAGAGCTCTACTCAGGATGCAGTTAAAGAAATCGCCACCAAATCAAAAATTGAAAAAATGGCGATGGAAAGTAACGCTCAATACGAGATCAATGCCCTATCGAGTGAGTTTAACCAAAAAGCGGCCACGGGAGAGCGCAATTTCAGAGAGAAACTCGACAATGATGTCCGTCTTCACAATATGGAAGTCGAAAGACAAAAGAGCGAACTCAAAAAAATGATGACGATGGATGCGGAAAAAAATAAGCGCTTAAGCGATGAAAAAAACCGCGTACACAAAGACCAGCTCTCTTTCCAGGACAAACACCAGCAGGAAATGTTAAAGCAGCGCGAGAGCGATTTTAAAGTGCGGTATGAGCGAATGGTTAAAGAGCATGATGAAATTTTAAATCATCTCAAAACAACATTTGCCGCTGACGTGAAAAAAATGGTCGACCAGACCTCAAGTGAAAAAAAGCAAATCTCAGACAAGGTCGCTGATCCTTTCTACCGCGTTGATAAACTAAACCCAAGTATGGTGGAAGACCTAGAAACAGTGACAATTAGTCTGCCAGTGGCCGACCATGAAAAAGAAAACGTGCACCTTTCAACTCAAGGGCGAAACATTAAAATCACCCTTTCAAGAAAATACTCCGACAGCACTAATGGTGAAGATGGAAGCATGAACAGGTCAACCCGCAGTGAACTTTTCTCAAAAGAGTTCAACGCCAAAGACCTTCTAAGTCCAAAGCACATCACCCAGAACTATCAGGACGGGGTGCTGACTTTTAAAATCAAAAAAGCTTAA